The Candidatus Arthromitus sp. SFB-mouse-Japan genome includes a region encoding these proteins:
- the dnaN gene encoding DNA polymerase III subunit beta, giving the protein MKFFCNKLELVEKINIVQKAIISRGNSPVLGCIFMQVDDNKLTMTAVDTDLSIETNVNAEVIEKGNLLLDSKLFGEIVKRLPMEKIEIKNNELNKKNIIISSGNTEFNLLNLDSEEYPKIPQVDFKNKIFLKQSVLKNMIKSTTFSASFDESKGIITGVLINIKNNILTFVALDGFRLALKSEIVDNSYNINIIVPARTLNELNKILKETDDLIEIYLTSNFIMVNISNDKIILRLLQGDFIKYDSILPKEYKLSIIVSKYELINGLERSTLLTKDKNNNLVKMEIKKDKLLLKSHSSFGQLKEEILIKKDGIDLDIAFNSRYLVDAIKSIPEDEVELKFNNNITPCIIKSIKNDNSKYMVLPVRFIV; this is encoded by the coding sequence ATGAAATTTTTTTGCAATAAATTAGAATTAGTTGAAAAAATAAATATTGTTCAAAAGGCTATAATTAGTAGGGGAAATTCTCCTGTTTTAGGTTGCATATTTATGCAAGTTGATGATAATAAATTAACAATGACTGCTGTAGATACAGATTTATCAATTGAAACAAATGTTAATGCAGAAGTTATTGAAAAAGGAAACTTGCTTTTAGATTCTAAATTATTTGGGGAAATAGTAAAAAGATTACCAATGGAAAAAATAGAAATTAAGAATAATGAATTAAATAAAAAAAATATAATTATTTCATCAGGTAATACTGAATTTAATTTATTAAATTTAGATTCTGAAGAATATCCTAAAATACCTCAAGTGGATTTTAAAAATAAAATCTTTTTAAAACAATCTGTATTAAAAAATATGATAAAAAGCACAACATTTTCAGCATCATTTGATGAATCAAAAGGCATAATTACGGGAGTTCTTATAAATATAAAAAATAATATTTTAACTTTTGTAGCTCTTGATGGATTTAGACTTGCATTAAAAAGTGAAATTGTAGATAATAGTTATAATATAAATATAATAGTTCCTGCTAGAACTTTGAATGAATTAAATAAAATACTTAAAGAAACAGATGATTTAATTGAAATATATCTTACAAGTAATTTCATAATGGTAAATATAAGTAATGATAAAATAATATTAAGATTACTTCAGGGTGATTTTATAAAATATGATTCAATACTTCCAAAAGAATATAAATTATCTATTATTGTATCTAAATATGAGTTAATTAATGGATTAGAGAGATCAACATTATTAACTAAGGATAAAAATAATAATTTAGTTAAAATGGAAATAAAAAAAGATAAATTATTATTGAAATCTCACTCATCTTTTGGACAATTAAAAGAGGAAATATTAATAAAAAAAGATGGAATAGATTTAGATATAGCGTTTAATTCTAGATATCTTGTAGATGCAATTAAATCGATTCCAGAAGATGAAGTTGAATTAAAATTTAATAATAATATAACCCCATGTATAATTAAAAGCATTAAAAATGATAATTCAAAATATATGGTTTTACCTGTTAGATTTATTGTTTAA
- the remB gene encoding extracellular matrix regulator RemB, which yields MYIQIGNEVSVRERDIVGIFNVDTTFRSKDSNDFLKISDEEGFVYKSYDYYIKSVVITEIDNKSKIFLSPISSHTLIKRIGDGKN from the coding sequence TTGTATATTCAAATAGGAAATGAAGTTAGTGTTAGGGAGCGAGATATAGTAGGAATATTTAATGTTGATACAACATTTAGGTCTAAAGATAGTAATGATTTTTTAAAGATATCTGATGAGGAGGGATTTGTATATAAATCATATGATTATTATATTAAATCTGTTGTAATAACAGAGATTGATAATAAAAGTAAGATTTTTTTATCACCAATCTCATCTCATACATTAATTAAGAGAATTGGTGATGGTAAAAATTAA
- the serS gene encoding serine--tRNA ligase, translating to MLDLKFIVSNKDFVKQKLTNRGEDFPIDLIDDLIEFYKEKNSYILKVEELKNKRNISSKSVVSLKKTGKNVDSIFKEMKDLSDYIKELDKKIFILNDKINYIMLRIPNIPNNNVPEGNGDDDNVEIRRWGEPTKCDFEIRSHWDIAKNLDILDFERSAKVTGSRFVFYKGLGARLERSLINYFLDVHTIEHGYVELIPPYMANKDSFIGTGQLPKFKDDAFSVENRDYFLIPTAEIPVTNFYRDEIISLNDQNPVQKFAAYSACFRSEAGSAGRDTRGLIRLHQFNKVELVKFCREEDSYNELDSLVNDVEVLLKELKLPYRVVKVCKGDLGFSQAFKYDIEVWMPSYNRYVEISSCSNFESFQSRRSNIRYKENSSSKAKFVHTLNGSGLAVGRTFAAILENFQTSEGNVVIPEILKKYFNGLEIIS from the coding sequence ATGTTAGATTTAAAATTTATTGTTTCAAATAAGGATTTTGTTAAACAGAAGCTTACTAATAGAGGAGAAGATTTTCCTATTGATTTAATAGATGATCTCATTGAATTTTATAAAGAAAAAAATTCATATATACTTAAAGTGGAAGAATTGAAGAATAAGAGAAATATCTCATCTAAGAGTGTAGTTTCATTAAAAAAAACTGGTAAAAATGTTGATAGTATTTTTAAAGAGATGAAAGATTTAAGTGATTATATTAAAGAATTAGATAAAAAAATATTTATTTTAAATGATAAAATAAATTATATTATGCTTAGAATACCTAATATACCAAATAACAATGTTCCAGAAGGAAATGGTGATGACGATAATGTTGAGATTAGGAGATGGGGAGAGCCAACTAAATGTGATTTTGAGATAAGATCGCACTGGGATATAGCTAAAAATTTAGATATATTAGATTTTGAGAGAAGTGCTAAGGTTACAGGATCTAGGTTCGTATTTTATAAGGGATTAGGTGCGAGATTGGAAAGATCTTTAATAAATTACTTCTTAGATGTACATACAATAGAACATGGGTATGTTGAGCTTATTCCTCCATATATGGCAAATAAAGATAGTTTTATAGGAACAGGTCAATTACCAAAATTTAAAGATGATGCATTCTCAGTTGAAAATAGAGATTATTTTTTAATACCAACTGCGGAAATACCAGTGACTAATTTTTATAGAGATGAAATAATATCTTTGAATGATCAAAATCCTGTACAAAAGTTTGCAGCTTATAGTGCTTGTTTTAGATCTGAAGCTGGTTCTGCCGGTAGGGATACACGAGGATTGATAAGATTACATCAATTTAATAAAGTTGAGTTAGTTAAGTTTTGTCGAGAGGAAGATTCATATAATGAATTAGATAGTCTTGTTAATGATGTTGAGGTTTTATTAAAAGAATTGAAATTACCATATAGGGTTGTTAAGGTATGCAAAGGTGATTTGGGATTTTCACAGGCTTTTAAATATGATATAGAAGTTTGGATGCCAAGTTATAATAGGTATGTTGAAATATCTAGTTGTAGTAATTTTGAAAGTTTTCAGAGTCGTAGGAGTAATATAAGGTACAAAGAAAATAGCTCGTCTAAAGCTAAATTTGTTCATACTTTAAATGGATCGGGCTTAGCAGTTGGCAGAACATTTGCTGCTATACTTGAAAATTTCCAAACATCAGAAGGTAATGTTGTTATACCAGAAATACTCAAGAAATACTTTAATGGATTGGAAATTATATCTTAA
- the gyrA gene encoding DNA gyrase subunit A, which produces MSNNEGRILNIDISSEMKKCYMEYSMSVIIGRALPDIRDGLKPVHRRILYSMYSLSLYPDKPYRKSAKIVGDVLANFHPHGDSSVYDALVRMAQDFSMRNPLINGHGNFGSIDGDSAAAMRYTEAKMSKITLEMIRDINKETVDFLDNYDGSEKEPVTLPSRIPNLLINGSSGIAVGMATNIPPHNLGEVIDAIIYLIDNEEENISIDDLMKYIEGPDFPLGGIILGTRGIKDAYEKGKGKIIVRSKVLIEEVNNRNCIIVTEIPYQVNKARLIEHIAELIRDKKIIGIHDLRDESDREGIRVVIELKKDVNANIILNQLYKLTKLQDTFGVIMLSLVDNEPKILNLKDILIHYLNYQKEVVTRRSKFDLKKAENNKHILEGYKIALDNIDEIIKIIRESNNNEIAKQSLIDRFKLTEIQALSILEMRLRRLTALERDKIESELLEKMNLIKELKEILDNERSLLNLIKDELLEIKSIHNTDRRTYIDKTYYEDDINKDNLIHREDIVVTLTHDGYIKRMASNTYSSQKRGGRGMQAMTVKENDFIENIFHTTTHHNLLFFTNLGRVYNIKAYEIPDSSRTAKGINIINLINLNSNEKVQVVLCLDGLDNCGYILMATKLGLIKKTKISEFSKIRKNGLIAIGIKDNDELLNVKQTKGDANIVMVTSGGYAIIFNEKNIRSMGRSAAGVKAITLRKGDSLVAIDLATDGEDLLITSENGYGKRTPLKSYPIQNRGGKGIKTYKITEKTGKVSCACVVNENNDVMLINSNGVGIRIKTSDISKIGRSSLGVKLMKTNNNEKITTIGKIKE; this is translated from the coding sequence ATGTCAAATAATGAAGGAAGAATATTAAATATAGATATAAGTTCAGAAATGAAGAAATGTTATATGGAATATTCTATGAGTGTAATAATAGGCAGAGCACTCCCTGATATTAGAGATGGATTAAAACCGGTACATAGAAGAATTTTATATTCAATGTATAGTTTATCTCTTTACCCAGATAAACCATATAGGAAGAGTGCAAAGATAGTCGGAGATGTTTTAGCAAATTTTCATCCTCATGGAGATTCATCTGTTTATGATGCCCTAGTTAGAATGGCACAGGATTTTTCAATGAGAAATCCTTTAATTAATGGTCATGGGAATTTTGGATCAATTGATGGAGATTCTGCTGCAGCTATGCGTTATACAGAAGCTAAAATGAGTAAAATTACTTTAGAAATGATAAGGGATATAAATAAGGAAACAGTAGACTTTTTGGATAATTATGATGGATCTGAAAAAGAACCAGTGACTCTCCCAAGTAGAATACCTAATCTACTTATTAATGGATCATCAGGTATTGCTGTTGGTATGGCAACTAATATACCTCCACATAATTTAGGGGAGGTTATAGATGCTATAATTTATTTAATTGATAATGAAGAAGAAAATATAAGTATAGATGATTTGATGAAGTATATAGAAGGTCCTGATTTTCCTTTAGGAGGTATAATATTAGGTACGAGAGGAATCAAAGATGCCTATGAAAAAGGAAAGGGTAAGATAATAGTAAGATCTAAGGTTTTGATTGAGGAAGTAAACAACAGGAATTGTATAATAGTTACAGAAATTCCATATCAAGTTAATAAGGCAAGATTGATTGAACATATAGCTGAGCTTATAAGAGACAAAAAAATTATTGGGATACATGATTTAAGAGATGAATCAGATAGAGAAGGTATAAGGGTCGTAATTGAATTAAAAAAAGATGTTAATGCTAATATAATATTAAATCAATTGTATAAATTAACTAAACTGCAAGATACATTCGGAGTTATAATGCTTTCTTTAGTTGATAATGAGCCTAAAATTTTAAATCTTAAAGATATTTTGATTCATTATTTAAATTACCAAAAAGAAGTTGTAACGAGAAGAAGTAAATTTGATTTAAAAAAGGCTGAGAATAATAAGCACATATTAGAAGGATATAAAATTGCTTTAGATAATATTGATGAAATTATTAAAATAATAAGAGAATCTAATAATAATGAAATAGCTAAGCAAAGTTTAATAGACAGATTTAAGCTTACAGAGATTCAAGCTTTATCTATACTGGAAATGAGACTCAGAAGATTAACTGCCTTAGAGAGAGATAAGATAGAATCAGAATTACTTGAAAAAATGAATCTTATAAAAGAGTTAAAAGAAATATTAGATAATGAAAGATCTTTATTGAATCTTATAAAGGATGAATTGCTGGAAATAAAGTCAATACACAATACTGACAGAAGAACTTATATAGATAAGACGTATTATGAAGATGATATAAATAAGGATAATTTGATACATAGAGAAGATATAGTTGTTACCTTGACTCATGATGGTTATATTAAGAGAATGGCGTCTAATACATATTCTAGCCAAAAAAGAGGAGGAAGGGGTATGCAAGCTATGACTGTAAAAGAAAATGACTTTATAGAAAATATTTTTCATACAACAACTCATCATAACTTGCTATTTTTTACAAATTTAGGAAGAGTATATAATATAAAGGCATATGAAATACCTGATTCATCAAGGACGGCTAAGGGAATAAATATAATTAATTTAATAAATTTAAATAGTAATGAAAAAGTTCAAGTAGTTTTATGTTTAGATGGATTAGATAATTGTGGTTACATATTGATGGCTACTAAACTTGGATTAATCAAGAAAACTAAAATTTCTGAGTTTTCTAAGATAAGAAAAAATGGATTAATCGCTATAGGAATAAAGGATAATGATGAATTGTTAAATGTAAAACAAACAAAGGGTGATGCTAATATTGTAATGGTAACTAGTGGTGGATATGCTATAATATTTAATGAAAAAAATATACGATCTATGGGGAGATCTGCAGCAGGAGTTAAAGCTATTACTTTAAGAAAAGGAGATAGTCTTGTTGCAATAGATCTTGCTACAGATGGAGAAGATTTATTAATTACAAGTGAAAATGGATATGGTAAGAGAACTCCTTTAAAAAGTTATCCTATACAAAATAGAGGTGGGAAAGGTATAAAAACCTATAAAATAACAGAAAAAACGGGTAAAGTATCTTGTGCATGCGTAGTTAATGAAAATAATGATGTTATGTTGATTAATTCGAATGGTGTTGGAATACGAATAAAAACTAGTGATATTTCTAAAATAGGAAGAAGCTCATTAGGAGTTAAACTTATGAAAACAAACAATAATGAAAAGATAACAACTATAGGTAAAATAAAAGAATAA
- the recF gene encoding DNA replication/repair protein RecF (All proteins in this family for which functions are known are DNA-binding proteins that assist the filamentation of RecA onto DNA for the initiation of recombination or recombinational repair.): protein MYFNDIRLKNFRNYKNISINLHKDLNILIGNNGEGKTNILESIYFLSLLKSHRTIKLNDLINFKEEYTEIFTNITNDNDKKIVTYLKFDKLKGKNVSINNLDINRLADFIGYIKVVMIAPEDMRIIKDSPSIRRKFLDINISQIDKIYLKSILKYNKVLNLKNNLLKEKNINDKLLDVYDEQISLCSGIIINKRLQYIDMLNKFSKSIHNDISCNKENINIVYKSFIDLDVYKNNENMKNKILDILKNNRNIDKIKKSSSSGIHRDDFMIFINNREALNYSSQGQQKSAIISIKLSIVKIIKEITKEYPVLLLDDILSELDSKRRKFLLNFLPYVQTFITCTEIHEKILRPCKIFNISKGEILEEC, encoded by the coding sequence ATGTATTTTAACGATATAAGATTAAAAAATTTTAGAAATTATAAAAATATAAGTATTAATTTACATAAAGATTTAAATATTTTAATAGGTAATAATGGTGAAGGGAAAACAAATATACTAGAGTCAATTTATTTTCTTTCACTATTAAAGTCTCATAGAACAATAAAGTTAAATGATTTAATTAATTTTAAAGAAGAATATACAGAAATATTTACTAATATCACAAATGATAATGATAAAAAAATAGTAACATATTTAAAATTTGATAAATTAAAGGGTAAGAATGTTAGCATAAATAATTTGGATATTAACAGATTAGCAGATTTTATAGGTTATATAAAAGTTGTTATGATTGCTCCAGAAGATATGAGAATAATTAAAGATTCACCAAGTATTAGAAGGAAATTTTTAGATATTAACATATCTCAAATTGATAAAATATACTTAAAATCTATTCTTAAATATAATAAAGTTCTGAATTTAAAGAACAATTTGTTAAAAGAAAAAAATATTAATGATAAATTATTAGATGTGTATGATGAACAAATATCTTTATGTAGTGGAATTATAATTAACAAGAGATTACAATATATAGATATGTTAAATAAATTTTCTAAAAGTATACATAACGATATATCTTGTAATAAAGAAAATATAAATATAGTTTATAAATCTTTTATTGATTTAGATGTATATAAAAATAATGAGAATATGAAAAATAAAATTTTAGATATATTAAAAAATAATAGAAATATTGATAAAATTAAGAAAAGCTCTAGTAGTGGGATACATAGAGATGATTTTATGATTTTCATAAATAATAGGGAAGCTTTGAATTATTCATCACAAGGTCAGCAAAAAAGTGCAATTATATCTATAAAATTAAGTATAGTAAAAATAATAAAAGAAATTACAAAAGAATATCCTGTTTTGCTTTTAGATGATATATTATCAGAACTTGATAGTAAAAGAAGAAAATTTTTGTTAAATTTCCTTCCATATGTTCAAACGTTTATAACTTGTACTGAAATACATGAAAAAATTTTAAGACCATGTAAGATTTTTAATATATCTAAAGGTGAAATCTTAGAGGAGTGTTAA
- the gyrB gene encoding DNA topoisomerase (ATP-hydrolyzing) subunit B codes for MQHNNYNQYDENQIEVLEGLEAVRKRPGMYIGSTSKKGLHHLVYEIVDNSIDEALAGFCDEITITINDDNSILIVDNGRGIPVGEHPKLKKSTLEVIMTVLHAGGKFNGNGYKISGGLHGVGASVVNALSERCYVKVSRGGHVYFQEYKRGKPVDSVKKIGNSMYTGTETYFIPDKEIFTETTEYDFDVLSQRLRELAFLNAGIKINLNDLRFNNSEEFFYSGGIREFIKHINKGKKALFEDVIFFEHSKNDLNLQIAIQYTDNYNENILTYANNIFTQEGGTHLVGFKTSLTRCVNDYAKKFNYIKESNKDEIKSLIGEDIREGLVCVLSVKMANPQFEGQTKTKLGNSEVRSIVDNIFFNCFSEFLNENPNIGKIICEKAIIAAKAREAAKKARETTRKSVLDRTALPGKLADCSSKNPEECEIYIVEGDSAGGSAKQGRDRKFQAILPLSGKIMNVEKQRIFKILSSETIRCMITAFGCGIGQDFDVDKIRYNRIILMTDADVDGSHIRTLLLTFLYRYMPEVIEKGFVYIARPPLYKVSEGKKEFYCYTEEELNLKLKEINKNNLVIQRYKGLGEMNPVQLWETTMNPESRTLLRVTIEHASYADEIFSILMGDKVEPRREFIQNNAKNVKNLDI; via the coding sequence TTGCAACATAATAATTACAATCAATATGATGAAAATCAAATAGAGGTTTTAGAAGGACTTGAAGCTGTCCGTAAAAGGCCAGGAATGTATATAGGTAGTACTTCAAAAAAAGGGCTTCACCATTTAGTGTATGAAATAGTAGATAACAGTATTGATGAAGCATTGGCTGGGTTTTGTGACGAGATAACTATAACAATAAATGATGATAATTCAATACTTATAGTTGATAATGGAAGAGGAATACCTGTTGGTGAACATCCAAAATTAAAAAAGTCTACATTAGAAGTTATTATGACTGTATTACATGCTGGTGGTAAGTTTAATGGTAATGGTTATAAAATTTCTGGTGGATTACACGGTGTAGGAGCGTCAGTTGTTAATGCTTTATCAGAAAGATGTTATGTGAAAGTTAGTAGGGGTGGTCATGTATATTTTCAAGAATATAAAAGAGGAAAGCCGGTAGACTCTGTTAAAAAAATTGGGAATAGTATGTATACCGGTACTGAAACATATTTTATTCCGGACAAAGAAATTTTTACAGAAACAACAGAGTATGACTTTGACGTTTTAAGTCAAAGATTGAGAGAATTAGCATTTTTAAATGCAGGAATAAAAATAAATTTAAATGATCTTAGATTTAATAATTCTGAAGAGTTCTTCTATAGTGGAGGAATAAGAGAATTTATAAAGCACATAAATAAGGGGAAAAAGGCTCTTTTTGAAGATGTTATATTTTTTGAACACTCGAAAAATGATTTAAACTTACAGATAGCTATACAATATACCGACAATTACAATGAGAACATATTAACGTATGCAAATAATATATTCACCCAAGAAGGTGGTACACATCTTGTAGGGTTTAAAACTTCTCTTACTAGGTGTGTTAATGATTATGCTAAAAAATTTAATTACATAAAGGAAAGTAATAAAGACGAAATAAAAAGTTTGATTGGTGAAGATATTAGAGAAGGCTTAGTGTGTGTATTATCAGTTAAAATGGCTAATCCTCAGTTTGAAGGACAAACAAAAACTAAATTAGGAAACAGTGAAGTTAGGAGTATTGTAGATAATATATTTTTCAATTGTTTTTCTGAATTTTTAAATGAAAATCCTAATATTGGAAAAATAATATGTGAAAAAGCTATTATTGCAGCTAAGGCTAGAGAGGCTGCGAAAAAAGCGAGAGAAACAACAAGAAAATCTGTTTTAGATAGAACAGCATTACCGGGTAAACTTGCTGATTGTTCGTCAAAGAATCCAGAAGAATGTGAAATTTATATTGTTGAAGGTGATTCTGCTGGGGGATCAGCGAAGCAAGGAAGAGATAGAAAATTTCAAGCAATATTACCGTTATCAGGTAAAATTATGAATGTTGAGAAGCAGAGAATTTTTAAAATATTATCATCTGAAACTATAAGATGTATGATAACGGCATTTGGTTGCGGAATAGGTCAAGATTTTGATGTAGATAAGATAAGATATAACAGGATAATTCTTATGACTGATGCCGATGTTGATGGATCTCATATTAGAACCCTTTTATTAACATTTTTATATAGGTATATGCCTGAAGTCATAGAAAAAGGATTTGTTTATATAGCAAGACCGCCTTTATATAAAGTTTCAGAAGGCAAGAAAGAATTTTATTGTTATACGGAAGAAGAGTTGAATTTAAAATTAAAAGAGATAAATAAGAACAATCTAGTTATTCAGAGGTATAAGGGCTTAGGAGAAATGAATCCTGTTCAATTATGGGAAACTACTATGAATCCGGAATCAAGAACTCTTTTAAGAGTGACAATTGAGCATGCTAGTTATGCGGATGAAATATTTTCTATATTAATGGGAGATAAAGTAGAACCTAGAAGAGAATTTATACAAAATAATGCCAAGAACGTTAAAAATTTAGATATCTAA
- the dnaA gene encoding chromosomal replication initiator protein DnaA — protein MEFNYNDLWNDILLELKKSLSDISFNTWFSDVKILNIYNSNIIIGCNNSLISETINLRYLDSLTSIIFNLTKQHYTVKCILKDSFKSEYSKDLNKTITLSAHDNVLNTALSSNLNSKYTFETFVVGNSNRFAHAASLAVAESPSKAYNPLFIYGGVGLGKTHLMHAIGHLINENNSNLKVVYVTSEKFINELISAIKDDKNIEFRDKYRTVDVLLIDDVQFIAGKERTQEEFFHTFNSLHESNKQIILSSDRPPKEIKTLEERLRSRFEWGLIADIQPPDYETRIAILRKKADVDKLNVPNEVLIYIATKIKSNIRELEGALLRVVAYTNLTNSNISLELAKEALKDLINIKNSKIITIEYIQETISNYFDLTIDIIKSQRRTQNIAFPRQIAMYLCRKLTDSSLPKIGEKFGGRDHTTVIHAYEKILNKIESDPEFNNLIIELSNKITNNK, from the coding sequence GTGGAATTTAATTATAACGATTTATGGAATGATATATTATTAGAATTAAAAAAAAGTCTTTCAGATATTAGTTTTAATACCTGGTTTTCAGATGTAAAAATTTTAAATATTTATAATTCTAATATTATCATTGGTTGTAATAACTCTCTAATATCAGAAACTATAAATCTTAGATATTTAGATTCATTAACTTCAATAATATTTAATTTAACAAAACAACACTATACTGTTAAATGTATCTTAAAAGATTCCTTTAAGAGTGAATACTCTAAAGATTTAAATAAAACTATTACATTAAGTGCTCACGATAACGTTTTAAATACTGCATTAAGCTCTAATTTAAATTCTAAATATACATTTGAAACTTTTGTTGTTGGGAATAGCAATAGATTTGCTCACGCTGCATCATTAGCTGTAGCAGAATCTCCATCTAAAGCATACAATCCACTATTTATATATGGGGGAGTTGGTTTAGGAAAAACACACTTAATGCATGCCATAGGTCATTTAATTAATGAAAATAACTCTAACTTAAAAGTTGTATATGTTACCTCAGAAAAATTTATCAATGAGCTAATTAGTGCAATAAAAGATGATAAAAATATAGAATTTAGAGATAAATATAGAACTGTAGATGTTTTACTTATTGATGATGTTCAATTTATTGCTGGTAAAGAACGTACTCAGGAAGAGTTTTTCCATACATTTAATTCTTTGCATGAATCTAATAAACAAATTATATTATCAAGTGATAGACCACCCAAAGAAATAAAAACACTTGAAGAAAGGTTACGATCAAGATTTGAATGGGGACTTATTGCTGACATACAACCACCAGATTACGAAACAAGAATAGCTATATTAAGAAAAAAAGCAGATGTGGATAAATTAAACGTTCCTAATGAAGTACTCATATATATAGCAACAAAAATTAAATCAAATATTCGTGAATTAGAAGGAGCTCTCTTAAGAGTTGTTGCTTATACAAATTTAACAAACAGCAACATTTCCCTTGAGTTAGCTAAAGAAGCACTAAAAGATTTAATTAATATTAAAAATTCAAAAATTATTACAATTGAATACATACAAGAAACAATATCTAATTACTTTGATTTAACTATAGATATAATAAAATCCCAAAGAAGAACCCAAAATATAGCTTTTCCTAGACAAATTGCAATGTATTTATGCAGAAAACTTACAGATTCGTCTCTACCTAAAATAGGTGAGAAGTTTGGAGGAAGGGATCATACCACAGTAATACATGCTTATGAAAAAATATTAAATAAAATAGAATCCGATCCTGAATTTAATAATTTAATCATTGAATTATCTAATAAAATAACTAATAATAAATAA
- a CDS encoding HD domain-containing protein: MNRIKQFIFYMFSVFYKVDKDFLNLYLNKKELYYFNKLLKSEKQHCIKVAKKCLKVYDKFGIYNYEINLVIKMCLLHDVGKIYSKLNLFLKPFVVIVINNRKTRKLVLFMNKKRIFRYIKHSKYSYDILKNFEYSDEFLDSIRYHHSEKRIINNKYINLLKYCDSNYC; the protein is encoded by the coding sequence ATGAATAGAATAAAACAATTTATATTTTACATGTTTAGTGTATTCTATAAAGTAGACAAAGACTTTTTAAATCTATATTTAAATAAAAAAGAATTATATTATTTTAATAAACTTTTAAAAAGTGAAAAACAGCATTGTATAAAAGTTGCTAAAAAATGTTTAAAGGTATATGATAAGTTTGGGATATATAATTATGAAATTAATTTAGTTATAAAGATGTGCTTACTTCATGATGTTGGAAAGATATATTCGAAATTAAATTTGTTTTTAAAACCGTTTGTTGTTATTGTTATAAACAATAGGAAAACAAGAAAGTTAGTGTTATTTATGAATAAAAAACGGATTTTTAGATATATAAAGCATTCAAAATACAGTTATGATATTCTAAAAAATTTTGAATATTCCGATGAGTTTTTAGATTCTATTAGATATCACCATTCTGAAAAAAGAATAATAAATAATAAATACATAAATTTGTTAAAATATTGTGATTCTAATTATTGTTAA